A part of Streptomyces sp. NBC_01235 genomic DNA contains:
- a CDS encoding SCO2525 family SAM-dependent methyltransferase, with the protein MGKPPKARELYDALRALEARAKAAYNRQEGKKYSRRETARKADVPGANLDRRLAEWLPDEWDRASTPDPSSSDHLMAVVRLWSSWAGEPCVDGRWRTLLDEAQPPRPPVRRRGPVLVGTTDTDGLPAAPVDGGALAEPSSVDYLYLQGQVEDLRARVGTLHGCVHGAEDTRPHLLRHVNWLLELVQREERRAEEATTEAAAARKQLSAAAEYAKESDALLEAQREQLRQLRQEIKVLRRQVRQLTEERREQDPKDPLDHAVRAGVAKVRSESLAVPARSWGSGSRADRVLNADAPWEGFDPHEYVSRNYLYMQPDDEEIISQVRDHFSDHFQGDGRGYAGIDVGAGGNLYPALAMLPWTENITLLERSRRNLNYLRGQCDHYDPHWDQFWDVLCREQGYARLGVAPRERLRKAAQVEQGDLFDLGDHPGRWDLGTMFFVAESITASIEEFRRGVSCFMGCLRPGAPFAAAFMANSAGYRVGDVDFPACDIGETEVEATLRDFTRDMKVYPLRRAGGLVRDGYTGMLLVCGHRNE; encoded by the coding sequence ATGGGCAAGCCGCCCAAGGCTCGCGAGTTGTACGACGCACTGCGGGCCCTGGAAGCAAGAGCCAAAGCCGCGTACAACAGGCAGGAGGGGAAGAAGTATTCGCGCCGTGAGACCGCGCGGAAGGCCGACGTCCCCGGTGCGAACCTGGACAGGCGCCTTGCGGAGTGGCTGCCCGACGAGTGGGACAGGGCGAGCACACCGGATCCCAGCAGCAGCGACCATCTGATGGCCGTGGTCAGGCTGTGGAGCTCGTGGGCCGGCGAGCCATGCGTCGATGGCCGGTGGCGGACCTTGCTGGACGAGGCACAGCCTCCCCGCCCCCCGGTACGGCGCCGGGGCCCGGTTCTCGTCGGCACCACTGACACCGACGGGCTTCCCGCGGCACCTGTGGACGGTGGAGCCCTCGCAGAACCCAGCAGCGTCGACTACCTCTACCTCCAAGGACAGGTCGAAGATCTCCGAGCCCGGGTGGGAACCCTCCACGGTTGCGTCCACGGCGCCGAAGACACCAGGCCCCACCTCCTTCGACACGTCAACTGGCTTCTTGAACTCGTCCAAAGAGAAGAGCGACGAGCCGAGGAGGCCACCACAGAGGCGGCCGCGGCCCGGAAACAACTGTCCGCGGCCGCGGAGTACGCCAAGGAGTCCGACGCCCTTCTCGAGGCCCAGCGGGAACAGTTGCGGCAGCTACGACAAGAGATCAAGGTACTGCGGCGTCAGGTACGGCAACTCACCGAGGAACGCCGGGAACAAGACCCCAAGGACCCCCTCGACCACGCGGTGCGGGCCGGCGTCGCGAAAGTCCGGTCCGAGTCCTTGGCCGTGCCGGCGCGGTCTTGGGGAAGCGGCTCCAGGGCGGACAGGGTCCTGAATGCCGACGCGCCCTGGGAGGGATTCGATCCCCATGAGTATGTGAGCCGCAACTACCTGTATATGCAGCCTGACGACGAAGAGATCATTTCCCAAGTGCGTGATCACTTCAGTGATCATTTTCAGGGTGATGGCAGGGGGTATGCCGGTATTGATGTCGGCGCCGGTGGCAATCTCTATCCCGCCCTCGCCATGCTGCCCTGGACCGAGAACATCACGCTCCTCGAGCGGTCCCGCCGGAATCTGAACTACCTTCGCGGCCAGTGCGACCACTACGACCCGCACTGGGATCAGTTCTGGGACGTCCTGTGTCGGGAGCAGGGATACGCTCGACTCGGCGTCGCGCCCCGGGAGCGCCTCAGAAAGGCCGCGCAGGTCGAGCAGGGCGATCTCTTCGACCTCGGCGATCACCCTGGCCGCTGGGATCTGGGCACGATGTTCTTCGTCGCCGAATCCATCACTGCATCGATTGAAGAGTTCCGGCGCGGCGTGAGCTGTTTCATGGGTTGCCTCAGGCCAGGGGCTCCCTTCGCCGCCGCATTCATGGCGAACTCTGCCGGATATCGCGTGGGCGACGTCGATTTTCCGGCTTGCGACATCGGTGAAACCGAGGTCGAGGCGACGCTCCGTGACTTCACCCGGGACATGAAGGTGTACCCCCTACGGCGGGCCGGAGGCCTCGTGCGTGACGGTTACACCGGAATGCTTCTGGTCTGCGGCCATCGGAACGAGTGA
- a CDS encoding helix-turn-helix domain-containing protein, with protein sequence MASNVNPTVRRRRLGQELRRLRELKGMTAEEVAERLLVSQSKISRLENGRRSISQRDVRDLCGVYEVEDQRMVDSLMEMAKDSRQQGWWHAFGDVPYSVYIGLETDAASLRVYDPQVVPGLLQTRQYAEALISGALPETAHTEVEKRVQVRMRRQERVSSSENPLRLWSVMDESALRRVVGSRELMRDQLEHLVEQSQLPHVTVQVIPFDMGAHPGLNGQYAILEFPDTADSSVVYIEGVTSDLYLEKPNDVQKYSVMYEHLRAQALNVDQSRHFIAEIAKGYVR encoded by the coding sequence GTGGCGTCCAATGTCAATCCCACTGTCAGGCGACGCCGGCTGGGCCAGGAGTTGCGTCGGCTCCGCGAGCTCAAGGGCATGACGGCCGAAGAGGTCGCCGAGCGCCTGCTGGTGTCCCAGTCGAAGATCAGCCGGTTGGAGAACGGCCGGCGCAGTATCAGTCAGCGTGACGTCCGTGACCTGTGCGGCGTGTACGAGGTCGAGGACCAGCGGATGGTCGACTCGCTGATGGAGATGGCCAAGGACTCCCGCCAGCAGGGCTGGTGGCACGCCTTCGGCGACGTGCCGTACAGCGTCTACATCGGCCTGGAGACGGACGCGGCGAGTCTGCGCGTGTACGACCCGCAGGTCGTGCCCGGGCTGCTGCAGACCCGTCAGTACGCGGAGGCGCTGATCTCGGGCGCGCTGCCGGAGACCGCGCACACGGAGGTCGAAAAGCGCGTGCAGGTGCGCATGCGCCGGCAGGAACGTGTCTCCTCCAGTGAGAACCCGCTGCGACTGTGGAGCGTCATGGACGAGTCGGCGCTCAGGAGAGTCGTCGGCAGCCGCGAGCTCATGCGGGACCAGCTGGAACACCTCGTGGAGCAGTCCCAGTTGCCGCATGTCACCGTGCAGGTGATCCCCTTCGACATGGGCGCGCATCCGGGCCTGAACGGCCAGTACGCGATCCTGGAGTTCCCGGACACGGCCGACTCCAGCGTCGTCTACATCGAGGGCGTGACCAGTGACCTGTACCTGGAGAAGCCGAACGACGTGCAGAAGTACAGCGTGATGTACGAGCACCTGCGCGCCCAGGCCCTGAACGTGGACCAGTCGCGGCACTTCATCGCCGAAATCGCGAAGGGGTATGTGCGGTAA
- a CDS encoding D-alanyl-D-alanine carboxypeptidase, translated as MAGESPDRSKQRESSAEPTSGSAGTVPEAREPRDPRVAVARNAEPSTPRGGVDTATRVFSVRDVKTESPEEPTAPAATEEPSTPESADEPNGPGKHAETDATGETGKAAEPERAGEAEDLAAPGASQTTEPGETAEAGNPAETAETGKPGGTATAGKASGTGETGAAEEPSEAEGHASASTSKTAEAGEAGAAGHASEAGKSETAKAEETAEAEGTGEATETGKPSQTADGGETGEAARTTEAGQPGETAAPGNLADPAGARRPAKADASRAAGAAAQTRESEAPGEAEATRESETTRAAEATRDAEATREAKTTRDAEATRDAGVTGDAGTTRESETTRDAGTTRESETTRDAGAVGAKRKPAEGRAAEEPSEAEGADAGRGAVGAGEAARAPEAVGAASGDTRASEALGAASGGSEGVEEAESAPEVPGGGDARLRAAVAQWVASADEKSPAKDPARGDSADDDTDERVGGGAKERSESGAGVADEPADAEPEAGDEPVSKPVNAASEPVAKPVAKAAPKWASDADKADDDTPVDQPTAVFKAPRPKPAVDQPTTMLKLGAAAKPEPDEDKADTDAESESESEAPAERTSKFVALKPLDEPRPLKPAAKASPEVTALVPQVGPERTTQQPLPPKPPLDLLAELTNTPPPPPTPLRTLGRRIKIWTPLVILLVVIFAIAQAVRPLPATALTLTAKDSYTFDGGRTQLPWPGEGQGWIDADGVGTMGSFGKQTPVAIGSVAKTMTAYIILKDHPMKAGEEGPEIEVDATAEKEGGYDVSGDESTLNTVKAGDQLTEKQALSAVLIPSANNIARLLARWDAGSEAAFVKKMNATAKELGMTDTTYTDPSGLKESTVSTAEDQVKLGRAFVKVPALVAISGAASWTDPSGKYWNNYNELPYRMGAIGIKTGSTTAAGGNLLFASRKEVNGQTVTLVGAILGQHKPKILETVNAVSKTALTAAQDAITSAKILKKGDIVGYVDDKLGGHTPVVITKDVSAVGWAGMTVKLSFVSDDVPHTAKAGAQVGTLTVGDGTGSAVKVPVALQTDLVEPGFTDKLTRIG; from the coding sequence GTGGCGGGCGAGTCCCCCGACAGGTCGAAGCAGCGCGAGTCGTCGGCAGAACCGACGTCGGGGAGCGCGGGCACGGTTCCCGAGGCACGCGAGCCCCGCGACCCGCGGGTCGCGGTGGCCCGGAACGCCGAACCGTCCACGCCCCGCGGCGGCGTGGACACGGCGACCCGGGTGTTCTCGGTACGGGACGTGAAAACCGAGTCCCCCGAGGAACCCACCGCCCCGGCGGCCACCGAGGAACCCTCCACACCCGAGTCGGCCGACGAGCCCAACGGTCCCGGAAAGCACGCGGAGACCGACGCGACCGGCGAGACCGGGAAGGCCGCGGAGCCCGAGAGGGCCGGCGAGGCCGAGGACTTGGCCGCCCCGGGCGCATCGCAGACCACGGAACCCGGGGAAACCGCCGAGGCCGGGAACCCTGCCGAGACGGCGGAGACCGGGAAGCCCGGGGGCACCGCGACGGCCGGGAAGGCCTCGGGCACCGGCGAGACCGGAGCGGCCGAGGAGCCCAGCGAGGCCGAAGGCCACGCCTCCGCAAGCACGTCGAAGACCGCAGAAGCCGGGGAAGCCGGCGCGGCAGGGCACGCATCGGAGGCTGGGAAGTCCGAGACGGCGAAGGCGGAGGAGACGGCGGAGGCGGAGGGAACCGGCGAAGCCACCGAAACCGGGAAGCCCTCGCAGACGGCGGACGGCGGGGAGACCGGCGAAGCCGCGAGGACCACGGAAGCCGGGCAGCCCGGCGAGACGGCCGCGCCCGGAAACCTCGCGGACCCGGCTGGAGCCAGGCGGCCGGCGAAGGCCGACGCGTCCAGGGCCGCCGGAGCTGCCGCGCAGACCCGCGAGTCCGAGGCGCCCGGTGAAGCCGAGGCAACCCGCGAGTCCGAGACGACTCGCGCCGCCGAGGCAACCCGCGACGCCGAGGCGACCCGTGAAGCCAAGACGACTCGCGACGCCGAGGCAACCCGCGACGCCGGGGTGACCGGTGACGCCGGGACGACCCGCGAGTCCGAGACGACCCGCGACGCCGGGACGACCCGCGAGTCCGAGACGACCCGCGACGCCGGGGCTGTCGGCGCGAAGCGGAAGCCCGCTGAGGGTCGGGCTGCCGAGGAGCCCAGCGAGGCCGAGGGCGCGGACGCCGGGCGTGGGGCGGTCGGTGCCGGCGAGGCCGCGCGCGCCCCGGAGGCCGTGGGGGCCGCTTCGGGCGACACGCGCGCCTCCGAGGCCCTGGGGGCCGCTTCGGGCGGCTCTGAGGGCGTGGAGGAGGCCGAGAGCGCGCCGGAGGTCCCCGGGGGCGGTGACGCGCGTCTGCGGGCCGCTGTGGCCCAGTGGGTGGCCTCGGCGGACGAGAAGAGCCCCGCGAAGGACCCGGCGCGGGGCGACTCCGCGGACGACGACACCGACGAACGCGTCGGCGGCGGGGCGAAGGAACGTTCCGAGAGTGGCGCCGGGGTGGCCGACGAGCCCGCCGACGCGGAGCCGGAGGCCGGGGACGAACCCGTCTCCAAGCCCGTCAACGCCGCCTCCGAGCCCGTCGCCAAGCCCGTCGCCAAGGCCGCGCCGAAGTGGGCGTCGGACGCCGACAAGGCCGACGACGACACCCCCGTCGATCAGCCCACCGCCGTCTTCAAGGCGCCCCGGCCCAAGCCCGCCGTCGACCAGCCGACCACCATGCTGAAGCTGGGCGCCGCCGCCAAGCCCGAGCCGGACGAGGACAAGGCCGACACCGACGCCGAGTCCGAGTCCGAGTCCGAGGCACCCGCTGAGCGGACCAGTAAGTTCGTCGCGCTCAAGCCGCTCGACGAGCCCCGTCCGCTGAAGCCCGCCGCCAAGGCGTCCCCCGAGGTCACCGCTCTCGTCCCGCAGGTCGGTCCCGAGCGCACCACACAGCAGCCGCTGCCGCCCAAGCCGCCGCTGGACCTGCTGGCCGAGCTGACGAACACCCCGCCGCCCCCGCCGACCCCGCTGCGCACACTCGGCCGGCGGATCAAGATCTGGACGCCGCTGGTCATCCTGCTGGTCGTGATCTTTGCGATCGCGCAGGCCGTACGACCGCTGCCGGCGACCGCGCTCACGCTCACCGCGAAGGACTCCTACACCTTCGACGGCGGCAGGACGCAGCTGCCCTGGCCGGGTGAGGGGCAGGGCTGGATCGACGCCGACGGCGTCGGCACGATGGGCAGCTTCGGCAAGCAGACACCCGTGGCCATCGGCTCGGTCGCCAAGACCATGACCGCGTACATCATCCTCAAGGACCACCCGATGAAGGCCGGGGAGGAAGGCCCGGAGATCGAGGTCGACGCGACGGCGGAGAAGGAGGGTGGCTACGACGTCTCCGGCGACGAGTCGACGCTCAACACCGTCAAGGCCGGCGACCAGCTCACCGAGAAGCAGGCTCTGTCGGCCGTCCTGATCCCCTCCGCCAACAACATCGCGCGGCTGCTCGCACGCTGGGACGCGGGCTCGGAGGCGGCGTTCGTGAAGAAGATGAACGCCACCGCCAAGGAACTGGGGATGACCGACACGACGTACACCGATCCCTCGGGCCTGAAGGAGAGCACCGTCTCCACGGCCGAGGACCAGGTGAAGCTCGGCCGCGCGTTCGTGAAGGTCCCGGCCCTGGTCGCCATCTCCGGCGCGGCCAGCTGGACCGACCCTTCCGGCAAGTACTGGAACAACTACAACGAGCTGCCGTACAGGATGGGCGCGATCGGCATCAAGACCGGCAGCACCACCGCGGCCGGCGGCAACCTGCTCTTCGCCTCCCGCAAGGAGGTCAACGGGCAGACGGTGACCCTCGTCGGTGCGATCCTCGGCCAGCACAAGCCGAAGATCCTCGAGACGGTCAACGCGGTCAGCAAGACCGCGCTGACCGCCGCCCAGGACGCGATCACCTCGGCGAAGATCCTGAAGAAGGGCGACATCGTCGGGTACGTGGACGACAAGCTGGGCGGCCACACGCCCGTCGTCATCACCAAGGACGTCTCGGCGGTCGGCTGGGCGGGCATGACGGTGAAGCTGTCCTTCGTCTCCGACGACGTCCCGCACACCGCGAAGGCCGGCGCCCAGGTGGGCACGCTCACCGTCGGGGACGGCACCGGCAGCGCGGTCAAGGTGCCGGTCGCGCTGCAGACGGACCTGGTCGAGCCGGGCTTCACGGACAAGCTGACGCGCATCGGCTGA
- a CDS encoding MFS transporter, whose product MATAEPTRADDTGPGSDAGSRARVPAPQSGNHDRDPATERSTERAAQRDAQRAARPAADPVVGVEQGPVPDGTASGGRPDSPRGTSRVRSVLEPLGGWLRRHLVLSVMALSGALHLVWFFTFANSGGDLAAQDAWAEFVGRHPDSAYNLAWYGGMHPVSYSMVSPYLMSVLGVRTTMMIAGTLSAGLLTLVLLRCLPHSRLRSSGGTPMVTNPVWPALAGVFALLCNAASGRVTFGLGNMFALGAVAVVFCWPHRWRYKRWAKALCAAPLAALATMGSPVAGLFVGIVAAALFLQKRRPGAWALGLAPTAVVAVSAWLFPFSGTQPMSFGSAALPLLFSAVVFAVVPHDWKTVRITAAVYGLGVLGVWLISSQIGSNITRLAMLVSGVVLMAALPFAVPRSRKWYVIVLSSLLFVGWIGFKSVDDVVRTTPAASWARELAPLVNELQEVGAEKGRVEVVPARSHREASALAPYVNLARGWNRQADMERNPLFYDDTLNSANYHEWLQRWAVHFVVVPKEALDGDGGERERELVHRGLPYLEQIWGDANWQLFKVTDPASLAEPNAVVQRAEQGEMTIDVKKAGRILIRIPYSPWLSIVDAQGKSLKPPQETDASKDRAEGEPKTYDNVNGCLFETEEDAEGDKWTVLLAPKAGTYRLAAPYQLPRGTPCPDELKQP is encoded by the coding sequence GTGGCCACTGCGGAGCCGACACGCGCCGACGACACCGGTCCGGGCTCGGACGCCGGCTCGCGAGCCAGAGTGCCCGCACCCCAGTCGGGCAACCACGACCGTGACCCGGCCACAGAACGGTCCACTGAACGGGCCGCACAACGGGACGCGCAACGGGCCGCACGACCGGCGGCGGACCCGGTGGTAGGGGTCGAGCAGGGGCCCGTCCCGGACGGTACGGCGTCAGGCGGCCGCCCGGACTCCCCGCGTGGGACGTCCCGCGTGAGATCCGTCCTCGAGCCGCTGGGCGGGTGGCTGCGCCGGCACCTCGTGCTGTCCGTGATGGCACTGTCCGGCGCCCTGCACCTCGTCTGGTTCTTCACCTTCGCGAACAGTGGCGGCGACCTCGCGGCGCAGGACGCGTGGGCCGAGTTCGTCGGCCGGCACCCCGACTCCGCGTACAACCTCGCCTGGTACGGCGGCATGCACCCGGTGTCGTACAGCATGGTGTCGCCGTATCTGATGTCCGTGCTCGGCGTCCGGACGACGATGATGATCGCCGGAACGCTCTCGGCGGGCCTGCTCACCCTCGTCCTGCTGCGCTGCCTCCCCCACTCTCGGCTTCGCTCGAGCGGGGGGACCCCCATGGTGACGAACCCGGTGTGGCCGGCGCTGGCCGGCGTCTTCGCCCTGCTCTGCAACGCCGCTTCCGGGCGGGTGACGTTCGGGCTCGGCAACATGTTCGCGCTGGGCGCGGTCGCCGTCGTGTTCTGCTGGCCGCACCGCTGGCGCTACAAGCGGTGGGCGAAGGCGCTGTGCGCCGCGCCGCTCGCCGCGCTCGCCACGATGGGCTCGCCGGTGGCGGGCCTCTTCGTGGGCATCGTCGCCGCCGCGCTGTTCCTTCAGAAGCGGCGCCCGGGCGCGTGGGCCCTCGGTCTCGCGCCGACGGCCGTCGTCGCCGTCTCCGCGTGGCTGTTCCCGTTCTCCGGCACCCAGCCGATGTCCTTCGGCTCGGCGGCCCTGCCGCTGCTGTTCTCGGCGGTCGTCTTCGCGGTCGTCCCGCACGACTGGAAGACCGTGCGGATCACGGCGGCCGTGTACGGGCTCGGGGTGCTGGGGGTGTGGCTGATCAGTTCGCAGATCGGCTCCAACATCACGCGCCTCGCGATGCTGGTCTCGGGCGTGGTGCTGATGGCGGCGCTGCCGTTCGCCGTGCCGCGCAGCCGCAAGTGGTACGTGATCGTCCTGTCGTCCCTGCTGTTCGTGGGCTGGATCGGCTTCAAGTCGGTGGACGACGTCGTGCGGACGACCCCGGCGGCCTCCTGGGCGCGTGAGCTGGCACCGCTCGTCAACGAGTTGCAGGAGGTCGGCGCGGAGAAGGGGCGGGTGGAGGTCGTCCCGGCCCGCTCGCACCGGGAGGCGTCCGCGCTCGCGCCGTACGTCAACCTCGCCCGGGGCTGGAACCGGCAGGCCGACATGGAGCGCAACCCGCTCTTCTACGACGACACCCTGAACTCCGCGAACTACCACGAGTGGCTCCAGCGGTGGGCCGTGCACTTCGTCGTCGTCCCCAAGGAGGCGCTGGACGGGGACGGGGGCGAGCGGGAGCGGGAGCTGGTGCACCGGGGGCTGCCGTATCTGGAGCAGATCTGGGGCGACGCCAACTGGCAGCTGTTCAAGGTCACCGACCCGGCGTCGCTCGCCGAGCCGAACGCGGTGGTGCAGCGGGCCGAGCAGGGCGAGATGACGATCGATGTGAAGAAGGCCGGGCGGATCCTGATCCGGATCCCGTACTCGCCGTGGCTGAGCATCGTCGACGCCCAGGGCAAGAGCCTGAAGCCGCCGCAGGAGACGGACGCGTCCAAGGACCGGGCCGAGGGGGAGCCGAAGACGTACGACAACGTCAACGGGTGCCTGTTCGAGACGGAGGAGGACGCGGAGGGCGACAAGTGGACGGTCCTGCTCGCCCCGAAGGCGGGGACGTACCGGCTGGCGGCCCCGTATCAGCTGCCCCGGGGCACGCCGTGCCCCGACGAGCTGAAGCAGCCGTGA
- a CDS encoding SDR family oxidoreductase — MSLLAGKTVVVSGVGAGLGHQVAAAVVRDGGNAVLGARTEANLAKSAAEIDPKGARTAYRVTDITDEGSCEALAGLARERFGGIDAVVQVAAWDSYFGGVEEADFTTWRSVIDVNLLGSLRMTRACLPALKARGGAVVFIGTQSAVAAPSQVRQAAYAASKGALTSAMYSLARELGPHRIRVNSVLPGWMWGPPVQAYVQFTAHTEGVAEEEVLGRLTGRMALPELATDGDVADAAVFLASDRARAITGQSLLVNAGELMR; from the coding sequence ATGTCACTGCTCGCGGGCAAGACCGTCGTCGTCTCGGGAGTCGGCGCCGGGCTCGGGCACCAGGTCGCCGCCGCGGTCGTACGGGACGGCGGGAACGCCGTGCTGGGGGCGCGGACCGAGGCGAACCTCGCCAAGAGCGCGGCCGAGATCGACCCGAAGGGGGCGCGCACGGCGTACCGGGTCACCGACATCACCGACGAGGGGAGTTGCGAGGCGCTGGCGGGGCTGGCGCGGGAGCGCTTCGGCGGGATCGACGCCGTGGTGCAGGTGGCGGCCTGGGACTCCTACTTCGGCGGGGTCGAGGAAGCCGACTTCACGACCTGGCGGTCGGTGATCGACGTGAACCTGCTGGGCAGTCTGAGGATGACGCGGGCGTGCCTGCCGGCGCTGAAGGCGAGGGGCGGGGCGGTGGTGTTCATCGGGACGCAGTCCGCCGTCGCCGCGCCCTCACAGGTGCGGCAGGCTGCGTACGCGGCCTCCAAGGGGGCGCTGACCAGCGCCATGTACTCCCTCGCGCGGGAGCTGGGCCCGCACCGGATCCGGGTCAACTCCGTGCTGCCGGGGTGGATGTGGGGGCCGCCGGTGCAGGCCTACGTGCAGTTCACCGCGCACACGGAGGGGGTCGCCGAGGAGGAGGTGCTGGGACGGCTCACCGGGCGGATGGCGCTGCCCGAACTCGCCACGGACGGCGATGTGGCCGACGCGGCGGTGTTCCTGGCGTCGGACCGGGCGCGGGCGATCACGGGACAGTCGTTGCTGGTCAACGCCGGGGAGCTGATGCGGTGA
- a CDS encoding GOLPH3/VPS74 family protein produces MGRSRRTIPEELLLLALDPTTGTTAQPQSLDLGLAGAQLVELALAGRIAPDGDRIAVVAPRPTGDPTLDCALELLRRRGAPVRAVHWIGGPRLGLRQTYLSHLERCGMVAAVAGQMCGVLPTTRYQATDNDISREIRARLDSAIRTGVPPDPRTAALAALAHAVGLGKHLYPGNEGRSSRSRLRDLIRHDPMGGLVAHAVMDVQNGAAAQPRRQQAPAGRQAGPGARPAPEPARGVPAQPHRGPMVRVVAH; encoded by the coding sequence ATGGGCAGGAGCCGCAGAACGATTCCGGAAGAGTTGTTGCTGCTGGCGTTGGACCCGACCACGGGTACCACCGCACAGCCGCAATCGCTCGACCTTGGTCTGGCCGGAGCGCAGCTAGTGGAGCTCGCGCTGGCCGGACGGATAGCCCCTGACGGGGATCGTATCGCCGTGGTGGCACCACGGCCGACTGGAGATCCGACTTTGGACTGCGCGTTGGAGTTGCTGCGAAGGCGTGGCGCTCCTGTGCGTGCCGTCCACTGGATCGGCGGGCCGCGTCTCGGGCTGCGCCAGACCTACCTCTCGCATCTGGAGCGGTGCGGCATGGTTGCCGCCGTGGCCGGACAGATGTGCGGAGTGCTGCCGACGACTCGCTATCAGGCGACGGACAACGACATCAGCCGGGAGATCAGGGCCCGGCTGGACTCCGCGATCCGCACCGGCGTCCCGCCGGACCCGCGGACCGCGGCGCTCGCCGCACTGGCGCACGCGGTCGGCCTCGGCAAGCACCTGTATCCGGGTAACGAGGGACGCTCGTCCCGCTCCCGGCTGCGGGACCTGATCAGGCACGACCCGATGGGCGGCCTCGTGGCGCACGCCGTGATGGACGTTCAGAACGGCGCGGCCGCACAGCCGCGTCGCCAGCAGGCACCCGCCGGCCGCCAGGCCGGACCGGGGGCCAGGCCCGCTCCGGAGCCCGCCCGTGGCGTTCCGGCGCAGCCGCACCGCGGTCCCATGGTGCGTGTCGTGGCCCACTGA
- a CDS encoding DUF397 domain-containing protein, giving the protein MAIRQGSAHTWTKSSYSTGNGACVEIKSPVVQAMFVRDSKVQDGPNLVFPADAWSDFVASVKA; this is encoded by the coding sequence ATGGCAATTCGTCAGGGCAGCGCACACACGTGGACCAAGTCTTCGTACTCCACGGGCAACGGTGCGTGCGTCGAGATCAAGTCGCCGGTCGTACAGGCCATGTTCGTCCGGGACTCCAAGGTCCAGGACGGCCCGAACCTGGTCTTCCCCGCCGACGCGTGGAGCGACTTCGTGGCATCGGTCAAGGCATAA